In Leptolyngbya sp. NIES-2104, the genomic window AATAGCACAAGCTCATAATTGTGGTGCAACGATTGTTAAACCTGCTCAAGACACCTTCTGGGGTGGTTATGGTGGATATTTTCTAGATCCCGATCAACATCTTTGGGAAATCGTATGGAACCCCCAGTGGTCGGTGGCAATTGAAACATAAGTGCAAATATGGGAGCGACGTAGAATGACCCAAGCGAGTTTCAACCGAGTATGGATACTCATACAGCCAGCGCTCCACCACGGGATTATATGAATCCTGATTTATCCAAGTTGACCAAGTTTCCATCCCCTGAGTGAATGAAAATTTGCAAAGTGACCCCAGATGATTTTCAAGAGTGGCTCAGTTTAGCACTGGAGTTATGGTCGGATTACTCTTCTGCCGAAATGGAAGTGAGTCTCACTGATATTTTGCATTCCGATCGAGAACAAGGCGTTTTGGTTCGGGACGATCGTGGATGTGCGATCGCGTTTATGAATCTATCACTCCGCTCTGATTATGTTCCGGACGCAACTAAAAGCCCTGTCGCCTATGTAGAAGGACTCTATGTCAAAGCTGAATACCGCAATCAAGAAGTCGGTAGAACACTCATTCAGTATGCAGAGCAGTGGGCACGTGAACAGGGATGTATCGAACTGGCTTTGGATGCACTTCTAGATAATCCTGCAAGTCATGAATTCTATGCAAAAGTTGGATTTCGAGAAGTAGAGCGAGTTGTATTTTTCATTAAGTCAGTTGTTGCTGGCGACCATGTTCCCAAAGAAAATTAATTTGTTGAAACGCCATTTTGTACTAGAAGATGTTGAAATTAGCAGGAACGTAGCTTGGGAGGTATCAGTGTTAACCATTCAACAGATTGTGCTGGAGGACATTGCATCAATGGAAGCTCTATTAGCAACCTTCGGTGAAGCATTTAATGAGGTGGAAACCTATAGCGGGAATCGTCCTAGTGCAGACTATCTGCGGCAACTGCTCAAAAACGACTGTGTCGCGTCAATTACTTTTGAGCTTCGCGTCAATTAGAATAAATGCTCAAATCCATGCCAATGCTCAGCGGTGGCTTCGCCTAGCCGCAGGCAAGGCATCTCAGTATAGTTGTCGCGAACCCGGTTTGTAATTGACGAAGAAAAACCGCACAATTAATCCAAGGTAGCCAACTCAAGGTATATGAAGGCGCGGCACATGGTCTGTTCATCACTCACAAAGA contains:
- the aac(6') gene encoding aminoglycoside 6'-N-acetyltransferase, coding for MTPDDFQEWLSLALELWSDYSSAEMEVSLTDILHSDREQGVLVRDDRGCAIAFMNLSLRSDYVPDATKSPVAYVEGLYVKAEYRNQEVGRTLIQYAEQWAREQGCIELALDALLDNPASHEFYAKVGFREVERVVFFIKSVVAGDHVPKEN